The following is a genomic window from Coleofasciculaceae cyanobacterium.
CCAGAGTAGTATATGCGCCAAAGGACTGACCGATCATGCCGACATTGTTAGTATCGATTCGACTAGCGTAACTTTTGGCTAATCTATCGAGTAAAAATTTAATATCAAGAGGTCGATCGATCAATTCTTCTGGAGGAGTAACATTGCTATCTAAACCGCTCAGCAAAGCTTCAATTTGTTTCGCGCTGCTGCCTGGATGTTCTGGTACGGCAACCGCAAAACCATGAGAGGCTAAATGTTGGGCAAAGTAGGCAAATGTGGTCAGATCTCCACCCAAACCATGGGAAATAACCACTAAAGGTAATGGCTCTTGGCTTTTAGTTATGGGTAGATATAGTTCTACGGGAAAAGTGCGCTCGCGGTTTAAATCTTTCATGGTCAACATCTCTCGGCGATAGCGATATTCTCCGGGAATTGACAAATCTAAATTTCTAACTAGAGGCATTGTCTCAGCAATTTCTTGACGTTCTCTGAGTGATTCTTGTTCTACCGTCGAAATTGCGTAAGCATTACTTTGAACTACCTTGCTCAAATTTTTAACAATTTCTAATCCTTGGCTAGAATCAACTCGCAGCACATCGGTAGGAAATTTCTTCAGTACGTTGAGGGGAGTCAAGCCCTCTTGGTCTGCTGCTGCCAAAATTAAAGCAGAACGAAGCGCGTAAAAACCAGGTTGGCGTGCTTTAGTTTTAATTACCCGTGCGACTCGCTCTAAAATTTTCTCTCCCTGATAAGAAAAAAGAAATTGCGCGATCGCTAGAGGACCAAAATCAGCACTAGTACTCAAACCAACTTTAAACTGTTCTAACTGCTGTGGAGTTAGAAAATCAGCATAGCTTTTTAATGCTCCTTCCAGCTCGCCTGTTTGAGCATAAGTTTCCAAAGAATCAACCGATACCGAAAATTCTAACGCTCCATAATTAAGAATAATATCTTCTGCTCCCACTGCTTTTTTGCCTAAATATCCCCACAAACCCACACAACAGCCGATCTGTAAAGCTCCTAAAGTAAGACGTGACCAGATCTTACTAGGTTGTAAGCTGGTTCGGTTTGGCATTGAATTTGTGAATGAAGCAAGAATCATTCTAAATTAGGAAAATATGAACATTAAGTAATAAAACTATTACTGTTTTAACATTTTCGTTCGATTTATTTAATTAACGCGAATTTTGGCTGAGCTTAAAAACAATTTTTTTACCCAAACCAGCGGCAATTATTGATGAGAAAAACATACAGCTCATTATTTGTAGCCTATGGCTCTGGCGATCTAGAACTACCTTTACCCGAGCTGACATTGATTCAGGTCTACCTTTGGTTTTAAAATTAATGCTTCTCATTTCAGCTTTAATTGGCAGATTTTTAATTTACTATCAAATATTGACAAGATGAAACAGCTCAAAGGACGGGATCTACTCAGCACTGGCGATTTAAACACAGCAGAAATCACCGATTTGCTAAAATTAGCTCGTCAGCTAAAAAGCAAGGAGTTAGAGATTAAATGCAACAAAGTTTTAGGACTGTTGTTTTATAAAGCCTCAACTCGCACCAGAGTTTCCTTCACTGTGGCAATGTATAAGTTAGGAGGACAGGTCATTGACCTCAACCCTAGCGTGACCCAGGTTGGTCGTGGTGAACCCATAGAAGATACCGCTAGAGTTTTAAACCGCTACCTGGATATTCTGGCGATCCGTACCTTTGCTCAACAAGATCTCGAAACTTTTGCTAACTATGCCCAAATTCCCATTATTAATGCTTTGACCGACTTAGAGCATCCTTGCCAGATCTTGGCAGACTTGATGACGGTTCAAGAATGCTTTGGCTCGCTACAGGGCAAAACTTTAACCTATTTGGGAGATGGTAATAATATGGCTCACTCATTACTGTTAGGTGGGGCGCTAACGGGTTTAAATATAAGAATTGCTACACCCCAGGGTTATGAGCCAAAACCCGAAATTGTCAAACAGGCTCGAGCAATTGCTTCAGGCAAATCAGAAATAGTTGTTA
Proteins encoded in this region:
- the argF gene encoding ornithine carbamoyltransferase, whose product is MKQLKGRDLLSTGDLNTAEITDLLKLARQLKSKELEIKCNKVLGLLFYKASTRTRVSFTVAMYKLGGQVIDLNPSVTQVGRGEPIEDTARVLNRYLDILAIRTFAQQDLETFANYAQIPIINALTDLEHPCQILADLMTVQECFGSLQGKTLTYLGDGNNMAHSLLLGGALTGLNIRIATPQGYEPKPEIVKQARAIASGKSEIVVTQDAIAAVEGAQVVYTDVWASMGQEELANQRIPLFQPYQVNQQLLEHADSEAIVLHCLPAHRGEEITAEAIEGERSRVWDQAENRMHAQQALLASLLGWE
- a CDS encoding alpha/beta hydrolase — translated: MPNRTSLQPSKIWSRLTLGALQIGCCVGLWGYLGKKAVGAEDIILNYGALEFSVSVDSLETYAQTGELEGALKSYADFLTPQQLEQFKVGLSTSADFGPLAIAQFLFSYQGEKILERVARVIKTKARQPGFYALRSALILAAADQEGLTPLNVLKKFPTDVLRVDSSQGLEIVKNLSKVVQSNAYAISTVEQESLRERQEIAETMPLVRNLDLSIPGEYRYRREMLTMKDLNRERTFPVELYLPITKSQEPLPLVVISHGLGGDLTTFAYFAQHLASHGFAVAVPEHPGSSAKQIEALLSGLDSNVTPPEELIDRPLDIKFLLDRLAKSYASRIDTNNVGMIGQSFGAYTTLALAGAELNWHTLERDCPDLDNSWNLSLLIQCLALQLPARISPAELKDERIKAAIAINPLVSSVFGQENLSEIDIPVMFISGSADPITPALPEQIIPFTWLTSTEKYLVLLKGGTHFSTLNESAGSIPVPTQAIGPSPKIAQNYVQQLGLAFFGTYITEQPVYADYLNAEYGAVISNSKFPLRLVKFLDPSLLKWKFNQQN